The Drosophila teissieri strain GT53w chromosome X, Prin_Dtei_1.1, whole genome shotgun sequence genome has a segment encoding these proteins:
- the LOC122625236 gene encoding uncharacterized protein LOC122625236: MDKVTMRDSKAGETKEYSLDEELHLLRDLGDCHKANLADIDVIARTTAKCQYTRLRTDSADSQRIAPSLERPPSTRPYEESDSLEEEMGALPCGGVEGEVTTDEETRTLGAIQGLDQILKRIDILQSQIRRRQQLDNSTQQSEPTEDRISCSGPNAKQSEIRCIQRAQHHLQCQITELLCRYDALRNMLRGLIQTWTCLERRIAVIRNQNLVHLAWTEECANDLSNCQHRHRSLAAVKLTKKMALLVTKTNMSSGFRYSRRYLRNALIARHVNDFRYEIAELKVLSEEIYTEIDGRLDQIKLKAQQFGVVIPTTPRQSNLITDETLRNTQPTELTEGIDVFTIPRGSTIKD, translated from the coding sequence ATGGATAAGGTGACGATGAGGGACAGCAAGGCCGGCGAAACAAAGGAGTATTCGCTCGATGAGGAACTGCATCTGCTGCGCGACCTGGGCGACTGCCACAAGGCCAATCTGGCGGACATAGATGTGATAGCGCGTACGACCGCCAAATGTCAGTACACCAGACTCCGGACGGATTCGGCGGACAGTCAGCGGATAGCCCCTTCCTTGGAGCGCCCACCATCGACACGTCCGTACGAGGAATCCGACTCACTGGAGGAGGAGATGGGCGCCCTGCCGTGCGGAGGGGTCGAGGGGGAAGTTACGACCGATGAGGAGACGAGAACACTGGGTGCCATTCAGGGTCTGGACCAGATACTGAAGCGAATCGATATACTGCAGAGTCAGATCCGCAGGAGGCAGCAGTTGGACAACAGTACGCAGCAATCCGAACCGACGGAGGATCGGATCTCGTGCAGTGGCCCGAATGCGAAGCAATCGGAGATTCGCTGCATCCAACGTGCCCAGCACCACCTCCAGTGCCAGATAACCGAACTCCTGTGCCGCTACGATGCTCTCCGCAATATGCTGCGTGGCCTGATCCAAACGTGGACCTGTCTGGAGCGACGGATTGCCGTCATTCGGAACCAGAACCTCGTCCACTTGGCCTGGACGGAGGAGTGTGCCAACGATCTCAGCAACTGCCAGCACAGACATCGCTCCTTGGCCGCCGTGAAGCTCACCAAAAAGATGGCCCTGCTCGTGACCAAGACGAACATGTCCAGTGGATTTCGCTACAGCCGTCGATATCTGCGCAATGCCCTCATCGCTCGACATGTCAACGACTTCCGCTACGAGATCGCCGAGTTGAAGGTCCTAAGCGAGGAAATCTACACCGAAATCGATGGGCGACTGGACCAGATCAAGCTGAAGGCCCAGCAATTCGGTGTCGTTATCCCAACCACGCCGCGCCAGTCCAATTTGATCACCGATGAAACACTGAGGAACACTCAGCCAACCGAGCTAACTGAGGGCATCGACGTGTTCACCATTCCAAGGGGCTCCACCATCAAAGATTGA